The following are from one region of the Methanospirillum hungatei genome:
- a CDS encoding methyl-accepting chemotaxis protein produces the protein MSIFQLNSIQKKIAISSACCMILIGLCVIIFSGFSLSALALQSAEELLLTHSTLESTKIQEKIGEGLLVANLLSTYFSLDNQNHHLSRDETIEFLKQIIITNPEYFGFLIAFEPDSFDGKDTLHIHDVTSDGTGRFLADVMRENGNWVIESYSDIENEIFYRIPKTTHKPFVSAPYLDVNTMIVSVSVPIITENGIAGVVGTEIPLTSLQKDADSFHSFEDKGKMTIFDSEGMILAATGNSELIGTVTQDKQIIAALSSVNQGGKIIIRSEGNFLLLSPFLINGSDKPWIIALSVPESVIMNEELRNILSIGIIVSVLTILGILLMFWISGKVSRPIHELTHISEEIAKGNLRVTISNGEKDETGRLAESFRKMVESFQQKAEIIHCMSEGNFQNDIPFASYNDYLAASLTRMRINFMQLLENITLLGKNTTEGNLKYRCPVDTAKGTFQECLTALNKALDQIQKPLEAAISLSSQYSSCNFSASFDERIGVSGNFVSFKQSLNTIGIEVSKAVAEVTKAMDNLNLKTNETEKNAEFVLSSAHTLTESVYNIQKNSETNFDIIRQIRKGMEDLNLAVSSVASQTEKLSTTSIKTEDITKRGITRIHETAGSIHLITKSTEELGLIIRDLRIKMDDIGKITDLIRDVSDQINLLSLNAAIEAARAGEAGRGFSVVAEEVKSLANKTFTSAEEISILIGGLQNQSLTVTGVMEKTINNALSGQKSMTDTLQDFDEIYDQLSRLHQQISIIAGESEEQAAAVEEITANIQEFEETLKDTRSEVELISEQTTVSYKAGEEISRSVSEMIDGIRVVLKNLSRFQI, from the coding sequence ATGTCAATATTTCAACTAAATTCTATTCAAAAAAAGATAGCAATATCTTCAGCATGTTGTATGATCCTTATTGGATTATGCGTAATCATTTTCTCAGGGTTCAGTTTATCAGCGCTTGCCCTTCAATCAGCTGAAGAACTGCTGTTAACCCATAGTACTTTGGAATCAACAAAAATACAGGAAAAAATAGGTGAAGGACTCCTGGTTGCCAACCTGCTTTCCACATATTTTTCATTAGATAATCAGAATCATCATCTCTCCCGTGATGAAACAATAGAATTCCTAAAACAAATAATCATTACAAATCCTGAATATTTTGGATTTTTGATAGCCTTTGAACCAGATTCATTTGATGGAAAAGATACACTCCATATTCATGATGTGACCAGTGACGGGACCGGTAGGTTTCTTGCCGATGTAATGAGAGAAAACGGGAATTGGGTCATTGAATCATATTCAGACATTGAAAACGAAATATTCTATCGTATTCCGAAAACTACACACAAACCTTTTGTTTCTGCCCCATATTTGGATGTTAATACCATGATTGTTTCTGTTTCAGTCCCAATTATTACAGAAAACGGAATTGCGGGCGTTGTCGGAACAGAAATACCATTGACGTCTCTACAAAAGGATGCAGATAGTTTCCATTCTTTTGAAGATAAGGGAAAGATGACAATTTTTGATTCAGAAGGTATGATACTCGCTGCAACAGGTAATTCTGAATTAATTGGCACGGTTACTCAGGATAAACAAATTATTGCAGCTCTCTCATCAGTGAATCAGGGGGGAAAAATAATCATCAGATCAGAAGGAAATTTTTTACTTTTGTCACCTTTTTTAATAAATGGATCAGATAAACCCTGGATAATTGCTTTATCGGTCCCTGAATCTGTTATCATGAATGAAGAATTGAGAAATATTCTATCAATTGGTATCATTGTGAGCGTTCTAACAATACTTGGGATATTACTTATGTTTTGGATATCAGGGAAGGTTTCACGACCCATTCATGAATTGACCCATATTTCAGAAGAGATAGCAAAAGGGAATTTACGAGTCACTATTTCAAATGGAGAAAAGGATGAAACCGGCCGATTAGCTGAATCATTTAGGAAAATGGTTGAATCATTCCAACAAAAAGCTGAAATAATACATTGCATGTCGGAAGGAAATTTTCAGAATGACATTCCTTTTGCCTCATATAATGACTACCTTGCTGCATCCCTTACCAGAATGAGAATAAATTTCATGCAGCTCCTTGAAAATATCACTCTTCTTGGAAAAAACACTACTGAAGGGAATTTGAAATATCGTTGCCCAGTCGATACTGCCAAGGGAACATTTCAGGAATGCCTAACTGCCCTAAACAAGGCACTGGACCAGATCCAAAAACCATTAGAGGCAGCGATTTCCCTTTCATCTCAATACTCATCGTGCAATTTCTCAGCATCTTTTGATGAGAGGATCGGAGTATCTGGAAATTTTGTTTCATTTAAACAATCACTCAATACTATTGGAATAGAAGTTTCAAAGGCAGTGGCTGAGGTTACCAAAGCCATGGACAATTTAAATCTCAAAACGAATGAAACAGAAAAAAATGCTGAATTTGTATTGTCATCAGCTCATACCCTTACAGAATCAGTGTATAACATCCAAAAAAATAGTGAGACTAATTTTGATATAATCAGGCAGATTAGAAAAGGAATGGAAGATTTAAATCTTGCAGTAAGTAGCGTTGCATCCCAGACAGAAAAACTCAGTACTACATCGATTAAAACGGAGGATATAACAAAAAGAGGTATTACCAGAATTCATGAAACTGCAGGATCTATCCACTTAATTACCAAGTCTACCGAAGAATTGGGATTGATTATTAGAGATTTAAGAATTAAAATGGATGACATCGGAAAAATCACAGACCTGATTCGTGATGTCTCTGATCAGATCAATCTTCTATCTTTAAATGCAGCAATCGAGGCAGCACGTGCTGGAGAAGCAGGCAGGGGTTTTTCAGTGGTAGCAGAAGAAGTCAAATCTCTAGCGAATAAGACATTTACTTCAGCCGAAGAGATATCAATCCTTATTGGAGGTTTACAGAATCAGTCATTAACCGTCACGGGAGTTATGGAAAAAACAATTAATAATGCTTTATCCGGACAAAAAAGTATGACGGATACTTTACAGGATTTTGATGAAATATACGATCAGTTATCCCGTTTACACCAGCAAATATCGATAATTGCTGGAGAATCAGAAGAACAGGCTGCTGCAGTTGAAGAGATTACTGCAAATATTCAGGAATTTGAAGAAACATTAAAAGATACACGATCTGAAGTTGAATTAATATCAGAACAGACTACTGTTTCATATAAAGCCGGGGAGGAGATATCCAGATCTGTTTCAGAGATGATTGATGGAATCAGGGTGGTTCTGAAAAACCTTTCCCGGTTTCAGATCTGA
- a CDS encoding PAS domain S-box protein — MYSILYVDDEPIFRDLISLFLPKFGEFSIDLAEDPDTGLIMHQEKKYDAIISDFEMPGSNGITFLINIRSTGDKTPFILFTGKSREEMAVEALNWGADHYLHKSGCTDQFRELAHVTVRAIQRHQSIEEVKRSRQEMKDIISHLPDPTFAINSNGTVIAWNEAMVELTGVNAESMLGTGDYTYSIPFFGKKRPLLLDYLLTHDLPEPEKYQKIVRNHTGITGTCSIQMDGIERIFWIKATVLRDSEGSITGAIESLRDTTERVRLLRSMRDSRKNLENIINHLPDAAFVINHTGTVIAWNKEMERITGVPQGAAIGNRDGIHALSLYGDRQKTLADHLLSGSHPIPEDYEFLNYIESSITGLSDGRFLNKESDSYLKTASVLHTTTGELFGVIETIRDVTKLRTMEKELQRQQEALTQSYEELELAQEELRESYQTLAEWQRALEESELKYRTLVENSNDGIFIIQDYRILYMNPTCAEMTGYGEGDLYRIDLWDIILPDDRKSMIQEMVTSLKEKKQTFRHTARVLSRTGDIKTIEFAFGIVEYKGKEALLGRGRNISEKIRIEQALERANKKLHLMSGITRHDIKNHLTSLLGALSLAGESDLNAETQHLINLALNAAKFIDRDISFTSTYQNIGSTAPEWMSVQKEFLALSSLIQSQGITFFSTIPESIEIYVDSLFPKVCYNLIENAIRHGDISQITLSSEEKNGSLFIYVSDDGTGIPEEEKSKIFLRSHGKNTGMGLFLTRDILDITGISIYEIGKEGCGAMFQLSIPPGGFRYVEEILAMTDGKN, encoded by the coding sequence ATGTACTCTATCCTGTATGTTGATGATGAACCGATATTCCGGGATCTCATCAGTTTATTTCTTCCGAAATTTGGTGAATTTTCAATTGACTTGGCTGAAGATCCTGATACCGGTCTGATAATGCATCAGGAAAAGAAATATGATGCGATTATTTCAGATTTTGAAATGCCGGGATCAAATGGCATAACCTTCTTGATTAATATTCGATCTACAGGAGATAAGACACCATTTATCCTTTTTACCGGCAAGAGCAGGGAAGAGATGGCAGTTGAAGCCCTCAACTGGGGTGCAGATCATTATCTTCATAAAAGTGGATGTACAGATCAATTTCGTGAACTTGCCCATGTAACGGTTCGTGCGATCCAACGCCATCAATCCATTGAAGAGGTTAAACGATCTAGACAGGAGATGAAAGATATTATCAGCCATCTTCCGGATCCAACGTTTGCTATCAATTCAAACGGTACGGTAATCGCCTGGAATGAAGCAATGGTTGAATTAACTGGTGTAAATGCAGAATCCATGCTGGGTACAGGGGATTATACATACTCAATCCCTTTTTTTGGAAAGAAAAGACCACTCTTATTAGATTACCTTCTCACTCATGACCTTCCGGAACCTGAAAAATACCAGAAAATTGTGCGAAATCATACAGGTATAACCGGTACCTGCTCTATTCAGATGGATGGAATAGAGAGAATATTCTGGATTAAAGCTACTGTCCTTCGGGATTCTGAAGGGAGTATTACCGGAGCGATAGAATCTCTCCGGGATACTACTGAGCGGGTTCGGCTTCTCCGGTCAATGCGGGATTCAAGAAAAAATTTAGAGAATATTATCAATCATCTTCCAGATGCAGCGTTTGTAATTAATCATACAGGAACGGTAATTGCATGGAATAAAGAGATGGAACGAATTACCGGAGTCCCTCAGGGTGCTGCCATTGGAAATCGTGATGGTATTCATGCATTATCTCTCTATGGTGACAGACAAAAGACACTGGCAGATCATTTGTTATCAGGTTCTCATCCCATTCCAGAGGATTATGAATTCCTAAATTACATCGAGAGTAGTATAACCGGATTATCAGACGGACGTTTTCTCAACAAGGAATCAGATTCATACCTGAAAACTGCTTCAGTCCTTCATACAACAACCGGAGAACTTTTTGGTGTTATAGAAACGATTCGCGATGTAACGAAATTGAGAACTATGGAAAAGGAACTTCAAAGACAGCAGGAAGCCCTTACACAGTCATATGAAGAACTTGAACTTGCCCAGGAAGAACTACGGGAGAGTTACCAGACTCTTGCCGAATGGCAACGGGCACTTGAGGAGAGTGAACTGAAATATCGCACTCTTGTTGAAAACAGTAATGATGGTATTTTCATCATCCAGGATTACCGGATACTCTATATGAATCCGACATGTGCAGAAATGACCGGGTATGGAGAAGGAGATCTCTACCGGATAGATTTATGGGACATAATTCTTCCGGATGATAGAAAGTCCATGATCCAGGAGATGGTAACTTCACTCAAAGAGAAAAAACAAACTTTCAGACATACAGCAAGGGTATTATCACGTACAGGAGATATAAAAACAATAGAATTTGCTTTTGGAATTGTGGAATACAAGGGGAAAGAAGCCCTGCTGGGAAGAGGAAGGAACATTTCTGAAAAAATCAGAATTGAACAGGCACTCGAAAGGGCAAATAAAAAACTCCATCTCATGTCTGGTATAACACGCCATGACATTAAAAATCACCTGACATCACTGCTGGGTGCACTCTCTCTTGCTGGAGAATCAGATCTGAATGCAGAAACCCAGCATCTTATTAATCTAGCCTTGAATGCAGCAAAATTCATTGATCGCGACATCTCATTCACTTCAACATACCAGAATATTGGTTCCACTGCTCCGGAGTGGATGTCTGTTCAAAAAGAGTTTTTAGCACTGTCATCACTTATACAATCACAAGGGATCACATTTTTTTCGACAATACCAGAATCTATCGAGATCTATGTAGATTCATTGTTTCCAAAAGTCTGCTATAATCTAATAGAGAATGCGATCCGCCATGGAGATATCTCACAGATCACGCTCTCTTCGGAAGAAAAAAACGGTTCATTATTCATTTATGTGAGCGATGACGGTACCGGCATTCCGGAAGAGGAGAAATCTAAGATTTTCCTCAGGAGTCATGGAAAAAATACCGGAATGGGATTATTTCTTACCCGCGACATTCTCGACATTACGGGTATTTCCATATATGAGATTGGGAAGGAGGGGTGTGGAGCCATGTTTCAACTCAGTATTCCACCCGGGGGATTCCGATATGTAGAGGAGATTCTTGCCATGACTGATGGAAAAAACTGA
- a CDS encoding ABC transporter ATP-binding protein: MNNTILDINSLCAGYEQEDILKEISLKIDEQSFIGIIGPNGSGKSTFMQVIARSLSFRNGEVVLLGNSLESYSFRDFGKHVGYVPQECEIKFRYPVYEVVMMGRNPHIDRFQSPSQEDHDAVRRALLVTGTDSLADRPVTELSGGERQRVMIARVLAQDPILLLLDEPFAHIDIHHQYELIRIIRETSRDKRAVIGIFHDINLAAAYCDQIVLMYEGRIRAYGKPEEVLTTELIHEVFKIQPVIDINPATGTPYMYVEEEWKKSDIHKPRIHLISGGGTGSYLISILSRSGYPLSCGVLGENDSDCLIARKYDIPTLAEPPFSRISLEMEEKLTELIQKTDFVIVTSMPVGWGNYPNIRILEQIDPKKIICILPSSGPYLPDFTGGVATDTIKRLLSSGAQIVSGPGELLKIIQSKDYSNDTMQ, from the coding sequence ATGAATAATACCATCCTGGATATTAACTCCCTCTGTGCTGGATATGAACAAGAGGATATTCTCAAAGAAATATCATTGAAAATTGACGAACAGAGTTTTATTGGTATTATTGGCCCAAATGGTTCAGGGAAAAGTACCTTTATGCAGGTGATAGCCCGATCCCTTTCATTCCGAAATGGAGAAGTGGTATTATTGGGAAATTCCCTTGAGTCCTATTCATTCCGTGATTTTGGAAAACATGTGGGGTATGTGCCCCAGGAGTGTGAGATAAAATTCAGATACCCGGTATATGAGGTTGTTATGATGGGAAGAAATCCACATATAGACCGGTTTCAATCTCCATCACAAGAAGATCATGATGCAGTAAGAAGAGCACTTCTAGTTACAGGCACTGATTCTTTAGCAGACCGACCAGTTACAGAACTTTCCGGAGGTGAACGACAAAGAGTCATGATCGCCCGTGTGCTTGCCCAGGATCCAATTCTTCTGCTCCTTGATGAACCCTTCGCCCATATTGACATTCATCACCAGTATGAACTCATCAGGATTATTCGTGAGACTTCACGAGATAAAAGAGCCGTAATTGGGATTTTTCACGATATTAACCTGGCTGCTGCATACTGTGATCAGATTGTGCTCATGTATGAGGGCAGGATACGGGCATACGGAAAACCTGAGGAAGTTCTGACCACCGAACTCATACACGAGGTATTCAAGATACAACCGGTTATCGATATCAACCCTGCAACCGGGACACCCTATATGTATGTCGAGGAAGAGTGGAAAAAATCAGATATTCATAAACCCAGGATTCACCTGATTTCCGGTGGGGGGACAGGATCGTACCTTATCTCAATTTTGAGCAGATCCGGATATCCACTCAGTTGTGGAGTATTGGGTGAAAATGATTCAGACTGCCTGATTGCAAGAAAATATGATATTCCAACTCTTGCAGAACCACCATTTTCCCGTATTTCCCTCGAAATGGAAGAAAAACTGACCGAACTGATTCAAAAAACCGATTTTGTCATAGTTACTTCTATGCCGGTTGGGTGGGGGAATTATCCGAATATCAGGATTCTTGAACAGATTGATCCAAAAAAGATAATCTGTATTCTTCCTTCTTCAGGACCATATCTTCCGGATTTTACAGGCGGAGTTGCGACAGATACCATAAAAAGACTCTTGTCATCAGGTGCCCAGATTGTATCAGGCCCGGGTGAACTTCTGAAGATCATCCAATCAAAAGATTACTCCAACGATACAATGCAATAA
- a CDS encoding FecCD family ABC transporter permease — translation MNTIRSSLILIVLGCAVLIAVLVSVITGPVQVSIIDFLTGTLTDKTHYQILFDIRLPRAIAAALVGAGLACAGAAMQTLFRNDLADPYTLGTSAGGAVGVSLAIIAGMALLVPVAAFFGAIGSAFLVYILAAQNRRISTGNLLLTGIAVSMFFSSVVSVCLVFSGNNMHQIMFWLMGGLWNASWADIPLLLITLIPAGILILFSRDLNIMSCGEAETRTLGIDPEKTKILLLGVSAGITGLAVSVSGSIGFIGLVAPHIMRIITGPDHRILIPASLGCGALLLICADTVSRTWLGDLPVGIVTAFFGAPFFLMLIRRRSDL, via the coding sequence ATGAATACCATACGAAGTTCTCTCATTCTAATTGTTCTTGGCTGTGCTGTTCTGATTGCCGTTCTGGTATCAGTTATCACCGGTCCGGTGCAGGTATCTATCATTGATTTTTTAACTGGAACGCTGACTGACAAAACCCACTATCAGATTTTGTTTGATATCAGGTTACCGAGAGCAATTGCCGCTGCACTCGTCGGGGCCGGACTTGCTTGTGCCGGGGCTGCAATGCAGACACTCTTTCGCAATGATCTGGCAGACCCCTACACCCTAGGAACCTCCGCAGGTGGTGCAGTGGGCGTATCACTGGCGATAATTGCTGGAATGGCTCTTCTCGTGCCAGTGGCAGCGTTTTTTGGTGCAATCGGATCAGCATTTCTGGTCTATATTCTTGCTGCACAAAACAGGCGTATCTCCACAGGAAATCTTCTCCTTACCGGAATAGCAGTATCCATGTTTTTTTCCTCAGTAGTATCCGTATGTCTTGTCTTTTCCGGAAATAACATGCATCAGATCATGTTCTGGCTTATGGGTGGATTATGGAATGCATCATGGGCTGATATTCCCCTGTTGCTTATCACCTTGATACCAGCAGGAATACTAATTCTTTTCTCCCGGGATCTCAACATTATGTCCTGTGGAGAGGCAGAGACACGAACCCTCGGTATAGATCCGGAAAAAACAAAGATCCTTCTTCTTGGAGTATCAGCAGGAATTACCGGCCTTGCAGTCTCTGTATCTGGATCAATCGGATTTATCGGTCTGGTCGCTCCCCATATCATGAGGATTATTACCGGTCCGGATCACAGGATTCTTATTCCAGCATCACTTGGATGTGGTGCACTGCTCTTGATCTGTGCCGACACCGTATCACGAACATGGCTTGGAGATCTTCCGGTCGGGATTGTGACCGCATTTTTTGGTGCACCTTTCTTTCTCATGTTGATTCGCCGGAGGTCGGATTTATGA
- a CDS encoding J domain-containing protein: MKTTPDITLQQAAKLLGFSDKASMIEIRKRYHELVREWHPDVSAHEPDQSHEMMIRYKEAYEILVDYCMNYQVTFPDEGDKKRHISRSMDYWQEHFGDDPIWG; the protein is encoded by the coding sequence ATGAAAACGACACCGGACATTACTCTTCAACAAGCTGCTAAATTACTTGGATTTTCTGATAAAGCCAGCATGATAGAGATCAGGAAAAGATACCATGAATTAGTCAGGGAATGGCACCCGGATGTATCTGCACATGAACCTGACCAATCCCATGAGATGATGATCCGGTATAAAGAGGCATATGAAATTCTTGTCGATTACTGTATGAATTACCAGGTTACCTTTCCAGATGAAGGAGATAAAAAACGGCATATCTCCCGATCAATGGATTACTGGCAGGAGCATTTTGGTGATGATCCGATTTGGGGATAA
- a CDS encoding class I SAM-dependent methyltransferase produces MEINPDFMPLTVFEEYAEEYDQWFSYNREIYLDELRRIRQAIGDIPSPALEIGVGSGRFAEPLGIRFGIEPSWALGVMAKDRGIEVIRAVGEAVPVQSSIFRMVVMITVLCFLKKPEETFREVHRIFMHDGKLLVAFIEKGGIIAERYLIHPDKGRFLSQARFYNHDEVIRMITRTGFDLVSVDCRLGFCILTFHKGDIV; encoded by the coding sequence ATGGAAATAAATCCTGATTTCATGCCTCTCACCGTTTTTGAAGAGTATGCTGAGGAGTATGATCAGTGGTTCTCTTATAACCGCGAGATCTATCTGGATGAATTAAGACGGATCAGGCAGGCCATCGGTGATATCCCTTCTCCTGCTCTTGAAATCGGGGTTGGCAGTGGACGGTTTGCAGAGCCGCTGGGTATTCGGTTTGGTATTGAACCGTCCTGGGCACTTGGTGTAATGGCGAAAGATAGAGGAATTGAGGTTATTCGTGCTGTGGGAGAAGCAGTTCCTGTTCAATCTTCAATCTTCCGGATGGTCGTTATGATTACCGTTCTCTGTTTTCTGAAAAAACCTGAAGAAACCTTTCGTGAGGTTCATCGGATTTTCATGCATGATGGGAAGCTTCTTGTTGCATTTATTGAAAAAGGAGGGATTATTGCAGAGCGATATCTTATCCATCCGGATAAGGGAAGGTTTCTCTCTCAGGCCAGGTTTTATAATCATGATGAGGTGATTCGCATGATCACCAGGACCGGATTTGATCTCGTATCAGTCGATTGCAGACTCGGATTTTGTATTCTGACATTTCATAAAGGAGACATAGTCTGA
- a CDS encoding ABC transporter substrate-binding protein has protein sequence MMNQWVLSNNEEKNKRKTLPWMISLVIILSFCIIPVYGELQNDPSTPWPRNIQDDQQQAVIIQSPPERIVSLAPSNTEVLFALGLDDRIVGVTDYCDYPQQALEKSKIGGFSTVSIEKVIALEPDLVVSSSGNNQETIDRVKELGIPVYYADAENLDGIYRNFENLGFITGTSDKALKIVSSLKEREEKVREAGASLSDKPVVAHVIWYDPIYVSGKDTFQDELIQIAGGVNAFSDKQSHAIANIEEFINKNPDILMINSGSGMGGNSSEIIEYFKTEPRLSGLSAITSDNIITVESSVADRAGPRLWDLLEEIAPKIRGL, from the coding sequence ATGATGAACCAGTGGGTCCTCTCTAACAACGAGGAAAAAAATAAACGAAAAACATTGCCGTGGATGATTTCTCTTGTAATTATCCTCTCCTTCTGTATCATTCCCGTATATGGTGAACTACAGAATGATCCTTCTACGCCATGGCCGCGGAATATCCAGGATGATCAACAACAGGCGGTTATCATACAATCCCCACCAGAACGAATTGTCTCTCTTGCCCCATCCAATACCGAAGTTTTGTTTGCTCTGGGTCTTGATGATCGGATCGTGGGAGTTACCGATTATTGTGATTATCCACAGCAAGCTCTTGAAAAAAGTAAAATCGGAGGGTTTTCAACCGTCAGTATTGAGAAAGTTATAGCTCTAGAACCGGATCTAGTCGTGTCATCATCAGGCAATAACCAGGAAACGATTGATCGGGTAAAGGAACTTGGCATTCCGGTGTATTATGCTGATGCAGAAAACCTCGATGGAATATATAGGAATTTTGAAAACCTTGGATTTATTACAGGGACTTCGGATAAGGCTTTAAAAATCGTATCCTCATTAAAGGAACGTGAAGAAAAGGTTCGGGAAGCAGGAGCATCTCTTTCAGATAAGCCGGTTGTTGCGCACGTTATCTGGTATGATCCCATTTATGTGAGTGGAAAAGATACATTCCAGGACGAACTCATTCAGATTGCTGGAGGAGTCAACGCATTTTCAGATAAACAGTCACATGCGATTGCAAATATTGAGGAATTTATCAATAAAAACCCGGATATTCTCATGATTAATTCCGGGAGCGGTATGGGAGGCAACTCTTCCGAGATAATTGAGTATTTTAAAACTGAACCCCGGTTGTCTGGGCTATCTGCCATAACATCAGATAATATCATAACTGTTGAGAGCAGTGTTGCAGACCGGGCCGGGCCACGTCTGTGGGATCTGTTAGAAGAAATTGCTCCAAAGATCAGAGGGTTATAA
- a CDS encoding sirohydrochlorin cobaltochelatase, with protein sequence MKGHGKKIESHGAVLLVSIGTTQAEGRAVIDSCVKRIQTSYPKAEVAYSFTSEPVRLVLREQNEYIQGPLAAITSLLDKGHSQVVVQPLFITSGARYHELYPIITALNELAGAHGAVGFDGILISSSLLMNPEDYADTAKAIESIYSPKEKDEAVVLVSPTAEGGAEPALCQLQMILDDISHSGQIIIGTVNGYPDFEKVKTRLSHIGAKKVKLVPLTIVPGIHAWIELSGDANNQSWQKQLESIGCTVTVETKGLGEYDLVIELFMNRLKRTADSHSFLK encoded by the coding sequence ATGAAAGGTCATGGCAAAAAAATCGAGAGTCATGGAGCAGTATTACTGGTCTCCATCGGAACAACCCAGGCAGAAGGAAGAGCAGTAATTGACTCCTGTGTTAAGCGAATTCAGACATCGTACCCAAAAGCAGAGGTTGCGTATTCATTCACATCCGAACCGGTCAGATTAGTCCTGCGGGAACAGAATGAATATATCCAGGGACCTCTGGCAGCAATTACGTCCCTTCTTGATAAAGGGCATTCACAGGTTGTTGTGCAGCCGTTATTTATAACATCAGGGGCACGGTACCATGAATTATATCCAATTATCACTGCCCTCAATGAACTAGCCGGGGCACATGGAGCAGTCGGCTTTGATGGTATCCTCATCAGTTCCTCACTCCTTATGAACCCCGAAGATTATGCAGACACTGCGAAAGCAATCGAGTCAATCTATTCTCCGAAAGAAAAAGATGAGGCAGTTGTCCTGGTATCCCCTACAGCAGAAGGGGGAGCCGAACCTGCACTCTGCCAATTACAGATGATTTTGGACGACATCTCACATAGTGGTCAGATCATCATCGGAACAGTGAATGGATATCCGGACTTTGAAAAGGTGAAAACACGCCTTTCTCATATCGGGGCAAAGAAAGTAAAACTGGTACCTCTCACCATTGTTCCCGGAATTCATGCATGGATAGAACTTTCCGGCGATGCAAATAATCAGTCATGGCAGAAACAGTTAGAGTCTATTGGCTGTACGGTGACGGTTGAAACCAAAGGATTAGGAGAATATGATCTGGTCATAGAACTATTCATGAACCGGCTGAAAAGAACGGCGGACTCTCATAGTTTCCTTAAATAA